A genomic stretch from Vibrio neptunius includes:
- the prc gene encoding carboxy terminal-processing peptidase, translated as MKCRSKLSLIAASLWLAASSASALEAKVTLEDLPVLVPESQHATASKRVTSRFTRSHYKHFTLNDQFSQAIFQRYIESLDFNRNVFTQADIDAFNQLAKGIDDQLKSGDNKIAFDIYNLSMKRRYERFVYALSLLDSEMKFDVDESIELDRSKVAWPKDTAELDELWRKRVKYDALNLKLTGKDWNEIKDVLGKRYNNALKRLSQTHNEDAFQLYMNAFAREVDPHTSYLSPRNAEQFQTEMNLSLEGIGAVLQMTDDYTVIRSLVAGGPASKSKQLAEGDRIIGVGQDGEEIVDVIGWRLDDVVQLIKGPKGTKVNLQVLPEGKDAKAEVISIVRDKIRLEDRAVKSEVIEKDGKKIGVIEVPSFYVGLAKDTDKLITELKAKGIDGIIVDLRNNGGGALTEATALSGLFITSGPVVQVRDSYGRVNVNSDTDGKSSYDGPMTVLINRYSASASEIFAAAMQDYGRAVILGENSFGKGTVQQHRSLNHIYDLFDKELGYVQYTIQKFYRIDGGSTQNKGVTPDIAFPTPIEPSETGESVEDNALPWDSIDKAKYEVLQRNDELIKKLDAEHQVRIAKDLEFQFIAEDIARYKAEKDDNTLSLNEKIRKEESDKSDDDRLARINLRQKYHGETLFKSLDDVPKDYQAPDAYLDESVAIMVDMIK; from the coding sequence ATGAAATGCCGTTCAAAATTGTCGCTGATTGCTGCTAGCCTCTGGCTAGCAGCTTCGTCAGCAAGCGCTCTTGAAGCGAAAGTTACTCTCGAAGACTTACCTGTCTTAGTTCCCGAATCTCAACATGCAACAGCAAGTAAGCGCGTGACTTCTCGTTTCACTCGCTCTCACTACAAACACTTCACTCTCAACGATCAATTTTCTCAAGCGATATTTCAGCGCTATATCGAGTCGCTTGATTTCAATCGAAACGTATTCACTCAAGCTGATATCGACGCTTTTAATCAGTTGGCAAAGGGGATTGACGATCAATTAAAGTCAGGTGACAACAAAATTGCTTTTGATATCTATAACCTGTCGATGAAGCGTCGTTACGAGAGATTTGTTTATGCCTTATCCTTGCTCGACTCCGAAATGAAGTTTGATGTTGACGAAAGCATTGAACTTGACCGTAGTAAAGTGGCTTGGCCTAAGGATACCGCAGAACTCGATGAGTTATGGAGAAAACGAGTCAAATATGATGCGTTGAACCTTAAGCTAACGGGTAAAGATTGGAATGAAATCAAAGATGTCTTAGGCAAGCGCTATAACAATGCACTCAAGCGTCTGAGTCAAACCCATAACGAAGATGCATTCCAACTTTACATGAATGCGTTTGCCCGTGAAGTTGACCCTCACACTAGCTATCTTTCACCTCGTAATGCAGAACAGTTCCAAACAGAGATGAATCTATCTCTAGAAGGAATTGGTGCCGTATTGCAAATGACCGATGACTATACTGTCATTCGCTCTTTAGTGGCTGGTGGCCCTGCTTCTAAGAGCAAGCAATTGGCTGAAGGCGATCGCATCATTGGTGTTGGTCAGGATGGTGAAGAGATTGTCGATGTTATCGGTTGGAGATTGGATGATGTCGTACAGCTCATCAAAGGGCCTAAAGGGACTAAAGTTAACTTGCAAGTCCTACCAGAAGGTAAGGATGCGAAAGCCGAAGTCATTTCTATTGTTAGAGATAAGATCCGTCTTGAAGACCGAGCTGTTAAATCTGAAGTGATCGAAAAAGATGGCAAGAAGATTGGTGTAATTGAAGTCCCTAGCTTCTATGTCGGCCTGGCAAAAGATACGGATAAGCTTATCACTGAACTGAAAGCTAAAGGTATTGATGGCATTATTGTCGATCTCCGAAATAATGGTGGTGGGGCGCTCACTGAAGCGACCGCGTTATCTGGTCTCTTTATTACCAGTGGGCCAGTCGTTCAAGTTCGTGATAGCTATGGCCGGGTCAATGTAAATAGTGATACTGACGGCAAGAGCAGCTACGACGGTCCGATGACAGTGCTTATTAACCGATACAGTGCGTCTGCTTCAGAAATTTTTGCTGCTGCAATGCAAGACTATGGTCGAGCGGTTATCCTTGGTGAGAATTCATTTGGTAAAGGTACGGTTCAGCAACATCGCTCGTTAAATCACATCTATGATTTATTCGACAAAGAGTTAGGTTACGTTCAGTACACAATTCAAAAGTTTTATCGCATTGATGGTGGAAGTACGCAAAACAAAGGTGTTACGCCTGATATTGCTTTTCCAACACCAATCGAGCCAAGTGAAACTGGTGAGAGTGTAGAAGACAACGCACTGCCTTGGGATAGCATTGATAAGGCAAAATATGAAGTGTTACAGCGTAATGATGAGTTGATAAAGAAACTGGACGCAGAACATCAAGTCAGAATTGCCAAAGACTTAGAATTTCAATTCATTGCCGAAGATATCGCTAGGTACAAAGCTGAAAAAGATGATAACACTTTGTCTCTTAACGAAAAAATCCGCAAAGAGGAAAGTGACAAATCAGATGATGATCGGCTAGCTCGTATTAACCTTAGACAAAAATATCATGGAGAGACTTTGTTTAAATCTCTTGATGACGTGCCGAAAGACTATCAAGCTCCGGATGCTTATTTGGATGAATCGGTCGCTATTATGGTTGATATGATTAAGTAA
- the proQ gene encoding RNA chaperone ProQ, translated as MENTEKLKNSKEVIAYIAECFPKCFTLEGEAKPLKIGIFQDLAERLSDDPKVSKTQLRAALRQYTSSWRYLHGVKLGATRVDLDGNSAGELEEEHVEHAKTVLAESKAKVQARRKEQAQKAREEGKVKAKPANKKPQNRRPQQNKAQKASKPVETRALNADEMTIGNQVNVNMGKGNMAATIVEINKEDVRVQLSNGLQMVVKAEHLRA; from the coding sequence ATGGAAAACACTGAAAAGTTAAAAAACAGCAAAGAAGTGATTGCATATATTGCTGAATGTTTCCCTAAGTGCTTTACTTTAGAAGGTGAAGCAAAGCCACTTAAAATTGGTATTTTTCAAGATCTTGCGGAACGTCTAAGCGACGATCCAAAGGTGAGTAAAACTCAGCTTCGTGCAGCGTTAAGACAATACACTTCATCATGGCGTTACCTACACGGTGTAAAGCTGGGTGCGACTCGTGTTGACCTAGATGGCAATTCAGCAGGTGAGTTAGAAGAAGAGCACGTTGAACACGCAAAAACAGTGCTGGCTGAAAGCAAGGCTAAAGTTCAAGCTCGTCGTAAAGAGCAAGCTCAAAAAGCTCGTGAAGAAGGTAAAGTGAAAGCAAAACCGGCTAACAAAAAGCCACAAAACCGTCGCCCACAACAAAATAAAGCACAGAAAGCCAGCAAGCCAGTAGAAACGAGAGCTTTGAATGCTGATGAAATGACTATCGGTAATCAAGTAAACGTCAATATGGGTAAAGGAAACATGGCTGCGACTATCGTTGAAATCAATAAGGAAGATGTGCGTGTTCAACTGTCTAATGGCCTACAAATGGTTGTTAAAGCGGAGCACTTACGCGCCTAA
- a CDS encoding GAF domain-containing protein, translating to MKIEHYHRLTKQAVALLESEKDLIANLSNLSALLNMELEELNWVGFYLIKEETLVLGPFQGKPACVRIPVGRGVCGTAVATNSVQRVADVHEFEGHIACDAASNSEIVIPFSINGTIVGVLDIDSPKVGRFSEIDEEGLTFLMNEVEKLLNSHAISA from the coding sequence ATGAAAATAGAACATTATCACCGCTTAACCAAGCAAGCTGTTGCACTTTTAGAGTCGGAAAAAGACCTTATTGCCAATTTGTCTAATCTAAGTGCGCTTTTGAATATGGAGCTTGAGGAACTAAATTGGGTGGGTTTCTATCTAATCAAAGAAGAGACGTTGGTATTAGGGCCGTTTCAAGGTAAACCAGCGTGTGTCAGGATTCCTGTTGGTCGTGGTGTGTGTGGTACGGCTGTAGCAACGAACAGTGTCCAGAGGGTTGCTGATGTTCATGAGTTTGAAGGGCACATTGCTTGTGACGCAGCGAGTAACTCTGAGATTGTTATTCCATTTAGTATTAATGGAACCATAGTGGGTGTGCTAGATATTGACAGTCCGAAAGTGGGTCGCTTTAGCGAAATAGATGAAGAAGGTTTGACATTTTTGATGAATGAAGTGGAAAAGCTGCTTAATTCACACGCTATCAGTGCATAA
- a CDS encoding ABC transporter ATP-binding protein/permease: MSDNPNTISRSWLITQVKKHKSKLVLANIIAFVATLVSVPIPLLMPLMVDEVLLDKPATGLELMDKVLPVSMQTPTGYIFLTLLLVILMRTVSQGLNILQGRQFTLVSKTITYQMRSKMIDKLGRISIRQYETRGSGGINAHLITDVETIDQFIGTTLSKFLISLLTVIGTAGVLLWLEWRLGLFILLVNPIVIYFSRKLGSKVKHLKKHENQSFERFQNRLVETLDGIYQLRAANREREFLGELKQQANQIRVDADKYAWQSEAAGRVSFLLFLLGFELFRAVAMLMVLFSDLTIGQIFAVFGYLWFMLGPVQELLGIQFSWYSAKAAMGRINALLNLEEEYRPESKINPFTTDKEVDVKIEHIDFSYNDESKVLNNLNLNIPAGKKVALVGASGGGKSTLIQLLIGVYRPDSGIIRFNGETTDDISYDIIRDKIAVVLQQPILFNDSLRHNLTLGSDYDDLQLWRALEIAQMQDVISQLSDGLNTQIGRNGIRLSGGQRQRLAIARMILSDPKFVILDEATSALDTATEAALHKALTEFLNGRTTLIVAHRLSAVKQADLIYVLEDGQVTQAGTHGELVKQEGLYQTLYGSVQSHA, translated from the coding sequence ATGTCTGATAATCCCAACACTATTAGCCGTTCTTGGCTCATAACTCAAGTAAAAAAGCACAAGTCGAAACTTGTCCTCGCCAATATCATCGCGTTTGTTGCTACTCTCGTCAGTGTCCCCATCCCTCTTTTAATGCCGTTAATGGTCGATGAAGTGCTACTTGATAAACCCGCAACAGGCCTTGAGCTGATGGACAAAGTGTTACCGGTTTCCATGCAAACACCAACCGGCTACATATTCCTTACTCTATTACTTGTGATTCTGATGAGAACCGTTAGCCAAGGTTTAAACATCCTTCAAGGGCGTCAGTTTACTCTCGTATCCAAAACGATCACCTATCAGATGCGCAGCAAGATGATAGACAAATTAGGTCGGATCAGTATCAGACAATATGAAACTCGCGGAAGTGGTGGAATCAATGCTCACTTAATTACCGATGTCGAAACCATTGACCAGTTCATAGGCACCACTTTAAGTAAATTTCTAATTAGCTTGCTCACGGTAATTGGTACGGCTGGTGTACTACTGTGGCTAGAGTGGCGTCTCGGCTTATTCATCCTTTTGGTCAATCCAATTGTGATTTATTTCTCTCGAAAACTCGGCAGTAAAGTAAAACACCTTAAGAAACACGAAAACCAATCTTTTGAACGATTCCAAAATCGTCTTGTTGAGACATTAGACGGTATCTACCAATTGCGTGCAGCCAATCGAGAACGAGAGTTTCTTGGCGAACTAAAACAGCAAGCCAATCAGATCCGAGTAGACGCTGATAAATACGCGTGGCAATCCGAAGCCGCAGGTCGAGTTTCTTTTCTTCTGTTTCTGCTTGGGTTTGAACTGTTCCGTGCCGTCGCCATGTTAATGGTCCTGTTTAGTGACTTAACTATCGGTCAAATATTTGCGGTCTTTGGCTACCTATGGTTTATGCTGGGGCCGGTACAAGAATTACTTGGCATTCAATTTTCTTGGTACAGCGCAAAAGCGGCAATGGGCCGCATAAACGCCCTACTCAACTTGGAAGAAGAGTACCGCCCAGAGAGTAAAATCAACCCGTTTACAACAGATAAAGAAGTCGACGTTAAGATCGAACATATTGATTTTTCTTATAATGACGAAAGTAAAGTGCTCAATAATCTAAACTTGAATATTCCAGCTGGAAAGAAAGTTGCATTGGTTGGTGCAAGTGGAGGTGGGAAATCGACACTCATACAATTGCTTATAGGTGTATATCGTCCAGACTCAGGTATCATCCGTTTCAATGGTGAGACAACAGATGATATCAGTTATGACATAATCAGAGATAAAATTGCCGTTGTATTACAACAACCTATACTATTCAACGACAGTTTAAGGCATAATCTCACGCTCGGCTCTGACTATGACGATTTGCAACTGTGGCGGGCTCTTGAGATTGCTCAAATGCAAGATGTAATAAGCCAATTAAGTGACGGTTTAAATACACAAATTGGTCGAAACGGCATTCGATTATCAGGTGGCCAAAGGCAGCGACTTGCGATAGCAAGAATGATTCTTAGCGATCCTAAGTTTGTCATTCTGGATGAAGCAACTTCTGCGTTAGATACGGCGACCGAAGCAGCACTTCATAAAGCGCTGACAGAGTTTTTGAATGGGCGAACAACGTTAATCGTCGCGCATCGCCTCTCTGCCGTCAAACAAGCTGATTTGATCTACGTTTTAGAAGATGGACAAGTAACACAGGCAGGCACTCATGGTGAGTTGGTCAAACAAGAAGGCTTATACCAAACGCTTTATGGAAGCGTTCAGTCGCACGCCTAA
- a CDS encoding paraquat-inducible protein A codes for MSPPKLSPHLSETSHVRLCHGCELPIDNVHIERGKSAYCPRCGSKLYRGGTPSLSGNLAIAITCLLLFIPSHFFDFISIRLFGVMIPATLPSGVFTLFEEGFVFLSILIIFCSSIAPLLVSGSVLTAHVALKQRKFSLLKYSLYTIQHLKNWVMIDVFLVSVAISCFKLQDYSDIYVGVGLYGLVLLQIATVMLVTRVSVRRYWEAYETEQSYQFKEKQLHCHHCHLSQPEGTQCVRCHKPIYHRKPRSVQMTWAYLVAATIAIFPANLIPISILITNGQRLEDTIFSGVASLVKNGMPGIAVIIFVASIVVPVAKIIGLAYLLLAIQFKRKVFHRQRMIIYFVIKWIGRWSMMDLFVISIMMTLVDRGQILDFTPGYGAVAFGIVVVLTMLAAESVDPRLLWDNYPDTAKNNQRKEKNH; via the coding sequence ATGAGCCCTCCAAAATTATCACCACACCTTTCTGAAACTTCCCACGTTAGACTATGCCACGGGTGTGAATTGCCCATAGATAACGTCCATATTGAACGTGGAAAAAGCGCTTATTGCCCACGTTGTGGAAGTAAGTTGTATCGTGGAGGCACACCTTCTCTATCTGGCAACCTAGCCATTGCCATTACTTGCCTTTTACTTTTCATTCCTTCTCATTTCTTTGACTTTATTAGTATTCGTCTATTCGGCGTCATGATTCCAGCGACCTTACCTTCTGGTGTTTTCACACTATTTGAAGAGGGTTTTGTTTTCCTATCTATACTAATCATATTTTGTAGCTCTATCGCACCATTATTAGTCAGCGGTTCGGTCCTAACTGCTCACGTTGCCCTTAAGCAACGTAAATTTTCATTACTTAAATATTCTCTCTATACGATTCAACACCTCAAAAACTGGGTGATGATTGATGTATTTCTCGTCAGCGTCGCTATTTCCTGCTTTAAGTTACAGGACTATTCCGACATCTACGTGGGCGTAGGTTTATATGGTTTGGTCCTGTTACAGATCGCGACAGTCATGCTTGTTACACGAGTGAGTGTACGCCGTTATTGGGAAGCCTACGAGACTGAACAGTCTTATCAGTTCAAAGAGAAACAACTTCACTGTCACCACTGCCACCTTTCTCAACCAGAAGGAACGCAGTGTGTCCGCTGTCATAAACCCATTTATCACCGTAAACCTCGCTCCGTACAAATGACTTGGGCTTATCTTGTTGCCGCTACGATTGCCATTTTTCCGGCAAATCTGATCCCGATATCGATTTTGATTACTAATGGCCAGCGGCTTGAAGACACTATTTTTTCCGGCGTGGCTTCACTGGTAAAAAACGGTATGCCAGGAATCGCGGTCATTATATTTGTAGCGAGCATTGTCGTTCCCGTCGCCAAAATCATCGGTTTGGCGTACTTATTGCTCGCGATCCAATTTAAGCGCAAAGTGTTTCATCGCCAGAGAATGATCATCTATTTTGTTATTAAATGGATAGGACGTTGGTCCATGATGGATTTGTTTGTTATTTCTATCATGATGACCTTGGTCGATCGCGGCCAGATCCTCGATTTTACTCCAGGGTATGGGGCGGTTGCGTTTGGAATCGTTGTTGTATTGACTATGCTGGCAGCAGAGAGTGTTGACCCGAGACTGTTGTGGGATAATTATCCAGATACAGCAAAGAATAATCAGAGAAAAGAGAAGAACCATTAA